One stretch of Paenibacillus sp. AN1007 DNA includes these proteins:
- a CDS encoding extracellular solute-binding protein: MKKGLFRKVLLAVTGVSVLLLAACGDNTNSSSPDQGSKAGTEKQVELTVWGDQSNQSSFESGFTAINQAFEEEHPNIKLNFQFSGSETAIDTAVKSNSLPDVFYVQGNKTPKMKLYVQSGALLDLDDYGLDTSRFGEDLMEYAKVDGKLYSSPPAFMDSQLIYYNKDIFEKEGLQAPATLDEFVTLVAALKDKGITPFSVPGKAEFERAWLAFALMPAAAEEALSKINEGTGSFKDPSIIKVFQTIREFADKGYFTKDLASVDNAGAQLAFTNGRTAMMADGTWNDPTFVGAGINLGRFYIPTGSGERIAPQSFSNATTFAVSAGTKHPEEAVEYVKFLSSQKAQQLFEDETGMVPALQDITPRDEGVKELSAFDSLGHNIYSVLTNISTEEIKLNDIFLQQVMPQLLTSHIDGQQAADMLEEALLRTK, translated from the coding sequence ATGAAAAAGGGGTTATTCAGAAAAGTACTTCTTGCAGTGACAGGTGTCTCCGTCTTGCTGTTGGCAGCATGTGGCGACAACACAAACAGCTCTTCACCCGATCAAGGCAGCAAAGCCGGAACTGAAAAACAAGTGGAATTAACCGTGTGGGGAGACCAGTCTAACCAATCATCGTTTGAGTCGGGATTTACCGCAATCAATCAAGCATTTGAAGAAGAACATCCGAATATCAAATTAAACTTTCAATTCTCAGGGTCAGAGACAGCGATCGATACGGCTGTTAAGAGCAACTCGCTGCCGGATGTGTTCTATGTTCAAGGAAACAAGACGCCTAAAATGAAGCTGTATGTGCAGAGCGGTGCATTGCTTGATCTGGATGATTACGGACTCGATACCAGCCGTTTCGGGGAAGACCTCATGGAATACGCAAAGGTGGACGGAAAACTATATTCCTCGCCTCCGGCCTTTATGGACTCTCAGTTGATTTATTATAATAAGGACATTTTTGAAAAGGAAGGTTTGCAGGCTCCGGCAACGTTAGATGAGTTCGTGACGTTGGTCGCGGCATTAAAGGATAAGGGAATCACACCTTTCAGCGTTCCCGGTAAAGCTGAATTCGAACGGGCCTGGCTTGCCTTTGCGCTAATGCCTGCTGCCGCTGAGGAAGCATTAAGCAAGATTAATGAGGGGACTGGTTCTTTCAAAGACCCAAGCATAATCAAGGTATTCCAAACGATCAGAGAGTTCGCCGACAAAGGTTATTTCACCAAGGATTTGGCCTCTGTAGACAATGCCGGAGCCCAGTTGGCATTTACTAACGGCAGGACAGCAATGATGGCAGATGGTACCTGGAATGATCCAACCTTCGTAGGCGCTGGAATAAACCTCGGCAGATTTTATATCCCGACAGGATCTGGTGAACGCATTGCTCCGCAAAGCTTCAGTAATGCGACCACTTTTGCCGTATCTGCTGGAACCAAGCATCCGGAAGAAGCGGTCGAATATGTAAAGTTTCTGTCCAGCCAAAAAGCTCAACAGCTGTTTGAGGATGAAACAGGTATGGTGCCGGCCCTGCAGGATATCACGCCTAGAGATGAGGGAGTCAAAGAATTGAGTGCGTTTGATTCCCTGGGTCATAATATTTATTCCGTATTAACGAACATATCAACAGAAGAGATCAAGTTGAATGATATCTTCCTTCAGCAAGTAATGCCGCAACTGTTGACCTCTCATATTGATGGTCAGCAAGCTGCAGACATGCTGGAAGAAGCGCTGCTCCGCACAAAATAA
- a CDS encoding alpha-L-rhamnosidase C-terminal domain-containing protein yields MSPDWEEEASWIWHPHWKEENEAKGGGFVYFRKTFELRKGRHNCALRISADSRYLLYVNGIPVSRGPCKGDRFTWHYEEVEIGEYLKEGINVFAAQVLRYPYTGGGNQSVWRTRLAGLYVHAVIRDEQNTQAAAAHTDESWECMKDEAITLSQGVYTQFLGISEAVDGFKRPFGWTEAGYVPEKWEKASRYVFDIVHGELKPWELRKRPIPPLYETERRFVGISRLSEKGSKPDWLKLVTYDRSLTIAPHSVITIDFDAGELTTGYLEMDLSGGQGSEIKLLCAECYENPPISVPWIRDKGDRTDSTNGDLYGDLDIYRPSGMEQESGEFIEKYEPFWFRTFRYVRVEIRTGEAPLTLRKFSYRETGYPLDVIAQYRSSDPQETALWDISVRTLKRCMHETYEDCPYYEQLQYVMDTRSQIQFTYILSGDDRLARKTLFDFYSSLLPEGLTQSRYPSVSTQVIPGFSLYWIYMLHDHMMFVGDRKLVEQYLPGVDAILGYFYRQIETSGLIGKMNPRYWSFVDWADKWKEEYGVPDAARQGPLTVYCLMYTYALQRAAELAAFTDRRSVAKEYLDRAERMQLAVKENCMSISRPGSLTDGPGLELFSQHVQIWAVLSGTLTGREARHAILHSIECPDFVPCSFAMSIYQFRALSLVGLYDKVYDLLAPWRQMACEGLTTWMEDTVSKRSDAHAWGSVPIYEYTTETLGIQPSAPGCEKIKISPQIGRLSHAEGCAMTSKGMVSVQWQLVDSTFRMHAAWPEQISCTIVLPNGQIVRGEENGEFSIVMNWQNPSSESEMKERL; encoded by the coding sequence ATGAGTCCTGATTGGGAAGAAGAGGCAAGCTGGATATGGCACCCTCATTGGAAGGAAGAAAATGAAGCTAAGGGAGGAGGATTTGTCTATTTTAGAAAAACATTTGAACTTCGAAAAGGCAGGCATAACTGTGCGCTTCGTATTTCAGCTGACAGCCGTTATTTGCTTTATGTCAATGGTATACCCGTAAGCCGGGGACCTTGCAAAGGCGACCGGTTCACGTGGCATTATGAGGAAGTTGAGATTGGAGAATACCTGAAAGAAGGCATAAACGTTTTTGCTGCTCAGGTGCTGCGTTATCCTTATACAGGCGGTGGAAATCAGTCTGTATGGCGTACGCGGCTTGCCGGGCTGTATGTGCATGCTGTCATCAGAGATGAGCAGAATACTCAGGCTGCAGCTGCACATACCGATGAATCCTGGGAATGTATGAAGGATGAGGCGATTACTTTATCTCAAGGCGTATATACGCAATTTCTCGGAATTTCGGAAGCCGTTGACGGATTCAAGCGTCCTTTTGGATGGACAGAAGCAGGCTATGTTCCAGAAAAGTGGGAGAAGGCCTCCCGATATGTATTCGATATCGTTCATGGGGAACTAAAACCGTGGGAGTTAAGAAAACGTCCCATTCCTCCTCTCTATGAAACTGAACGCCGGTTTGTTGGTATTTCCCGACTCTCGGAAAAAGGAAGCAAGCCTGATTGGTTAAAACTGGTGACGTATGACCGCTCGTTAACGATCGCACCTCATTCAGTTATAACGATAGATTTTGACGCCGGAGAGCTGACTACAGGTTACCTTGAGATGGATTTGTCCGGAGGTCAAGGGAGTGAAATTAAGCTGTTGTGTGCCGAATGTTATGAGAATCCGCCCATATCAGTCCCTTGGATACGCGACAAAGGGGATCGGACGGACAGTACAAATGGAGATTTATATGGTGATTTGGATATTTATAGACCTAGTGGCATGGAACAGGAAAGCGGAGAATTTATAGAGAAATATGAACCATTCTGGTTCCGGACATTCCGCTATGTCAGAGTTGAAATCAGGACAGGAGAAGCACCATTAACGCTTCGTAAATTTTCTTATAGAGAAACAGGTTACCCGCTTGATGTCATCGCCCAATATCGTTCTTCAGATCCTCAAGAAACTGCTTTATGGGATATTAGCGTCAGAACGCTTAAACGATGCATGCATGAAACATACGAAGATTGTCCGTATTATGAGCAGCTTCAATATGTGATGGATACCCGCTCCCAAATCCAGTTCACCTATATTCTATCTGGCGATGACAGGCTTGCCCGCAAAACTTTATTTGATTTTTACAGTTCCTTGCTTCCGGAGGGATTAACACAGTCCCGATATCCTAGTGTATCAACCCAAGTCATACCAGGCTTTTCATTATATTGGATTTACATGCTGCATGACCACATGATGTTTGTGGGAGACCGGAAACTTGTTGAGCAATACCTGCCTGGTGTAGATGCCATACTCGGTTATTTCTATCGGCAGATTGAGACAAGCGGTCTGATCGGTAAGATGAACCCTCGGTATTGGTCCTTTGTAGACTGGGCTGATAAATGGAAGGAAGAATATGGCGTCCCTGACGCAGCCCGCCAAGGCCCGCTGACGGTTTATTGTCTAATGTATACTTACGCACTGCAAAGAGCTGCTGAGCTTGCTGCTTTTACTGATAGAAGGAGCGTTGCGAAGGAGTATCTTGATCGAGCCGAACGCATGCAGCTAGCTGTTAAGGAAAACTGCATGTCGATCAGCCGCCCTGGCAGTCTTACCGACGGCCCCGGACTGGAGCTTTTCAGCCAACATGTCCAAATTTGGGCTGTGTTAAGTGGAACGTTGACAGGAAGAGAGGCCAGGCATGCAATCCTTCACTCGATCGAATGCCCGGACTTCGTACCCTGTTCATTCGCGATGTCCATCTACCAGTTCCGTGCGCTTTCTTTAGTTGGTTTGTACGATAAAGTATATGATTTACTGGCTCCATGGCGGCAAATGGCGTGTGAAGGGCTAACAACGTGGATGGAAGATACTGTAAGCAAGCGCAGCGATGCTCACGCTTGGGGCTCCGTGCCTATTTATGAATATACAACAGAAACGTTAGGGATTCAGCCCTCTGCCCCAGGCTGCGAGAAGATAAAAATAAGTCCGCAAATCGGCCGCCTTTCCCACGCTGAAGGGTGTGCAATGACCTCTAAAGGCATGGTTTCCGTACAATGGCAGCTTGTCGATTCTACATTTCGCATGCATGCCGCTTGGCCAGAGCAAATCTCATGCACGATTGTTTTGCCGAATGGTCAAATAGTAAGAGGAGAAGAGAACGGCGAATTCAGCATCGTAATGAATTGGCAGAATCCATCATCGGAATCTGAAATGAAGGAGCGCTTATGA
- a CDS encoding glycoside hydrolase family 3 C-terminal domain-containing protein — MERDLKEMIKQMTLEEKAALCSGKDFWNTESIDRLGIPSIMMTDGPHGLRKQEGSADHLGINKSIPATCFPSGSGLASSWNRELAHTMGEAIGQEAQAADISIVLGPGVNIKRSPLCGRNFEYFSEDPYLSGTLGASYIVGVQSQGVGTSIKHFAVNNQEYKRMSVDAVVDERTLREIYLASFEYAVKEGEPWTVMAAYNKVNGDYCSENSRLLTEILRDEWGFSGVVVSDWGAVNERDEGLAAGMDLEMPSSSGLGCKKIIEAVQSGKLNEEVLDQSVERLLSLVFKAVDSQRKSASVDVEAQHQLARKIASESMVLLKNEESILPLNTEDTIAVIGAFAQQPRYQGGGSSHIMPTKLDNIYEEILKTATNSASISYAAGYAVDEDVVNEELIQEAVAAAKNAQVAVIFAGLPERYESEGFDRKHLQLPESHRTLIEAVAEVQENIVVVLSSGGPIEMPWLGKVKAVLKAYLGGQALGGAIADILFGRVNPSGKLAETFPKKLIHNPSYLNFPGDGETAEYREGIFTGYRHYDTRDVEPLFPFGFGLSYTQFEYSDLQVSHKQIKDTGSVTVTAKVKNTGERAGKEAVQLYVRDVESTVPRPLQELKGYTKVSLQPGEETTVHFELGKRAFAYYDVKLKDWHVETGKFDIMVGKSSREIELSETIEVESSVIVTKPITRYSTFGELLQHPVGAEIMAAMGQYDGNDAGLGEGMQELIMGTTLHNASLMSSGQFTEETLQSILSAVNQ; from the coding sequence ATGGAACGAGATTTAAAAGAAATGATCAAGCAAATGACATTGGAAGAAAAAGCAGCACTCTGCTCGGGTAAAGATTTCTGGAATACCGAATCCATTGACCGTCTCGGGATTCCTTCCATTATGATGACAGATGGCCCTCACGGGCTTAGAAAACAAGAGGGGAGCGCGGACCACTTAGGTATAAACAAAAGTATACCGGCTACCTGCTTTCCCTCCGGAAGTGGGCTGGCCTCATCGTGGAATCGTGAACTTGCCCATACCATGGGGGAAGCCATCGGACAAGAAGCACAAGCTGCGGATATTTCGATTGTTTTGGGACCTGGTGTGAATATCAAGCGTTCCCCGCTGTGCGGACGAAATTTTGAATATTTTTCTGAAGACCCTTATTTATCGGGAACTTTAGGAGCTAGCTATATTGTAGGCGTACAAAGCCAAGGCGTGGGTACTTCCATTAAACATTTTGCTGTAAACAACCAGGAATATAAGCGAATGTCTGTAGATGCGGTGGTGGATGAACGGACTCTACGGGAAATATATCTTGCGAGCTTTGAATACGCAGTGAAAGAGGGAGAGCCATGGACCGTCATGGCAGCATATAACAAAGTAAATGGTGATTATTGTTCCGAGAACAGCCGGTTACTGACTGAAATTCTTCGGGACGAATGGGGCTTTTCAGGGGTAGTGGTGTCAGATTGGGGAGCGGTCAATGAACGAGATGAAGGACTAGCTGCTGGTATGGATCTGGAGATGCCTTCCAGCAGCGGTTTGGGATGCAAGAAAATTATTGAAGCTGTTCAATCAGGAAAATTGAACGAAGAGGTGTTGGATCAGTCTGTTGAGAGATTGTTGTCACTTGTATTCAAAGCTGTAGATAGCCAGCGGAAGTCAGCATCGGTTGATGTAGAAGCACAGCACCAGTTAGCCAGAAAAATTGCAAGTGAAAGCATGGTACTGCTTAAGAATGAGGAGAGCATTCTACCTCTAAACACCGAAGATACCATTGCGGTTATCGGAGCATTCGCGCAGCAGCCACGCTACCAGGGCGGCGGTAGTTCACACATTATGCCGACGAAGCTGGATAACATCTATGAAGAAATCCTTAAAACAGCCACTAACAGCGCAAGCATCTCGTATGCGGCCGGTTATGCAGTAGACGAAGATGTTGTAAACGAAGAACTGATTCAAGAAGCAGTTGCTGCCGCAAAAAATGCACAAGTTGCAGTGATTTTTGCCGGGCTGCCTGAACGTTATGAGTCCGAAGGATTCGACCGGAAACACCTTCAATTGCCGGAAAGTCACAGAACTTTAATTGAAGCAGTCGCTGAGGTTCAAGAGAATATCGTTGTTGTATTGAGCAGCGGAGGTCCCATTGAAATGCCTTGGCTGGGTAAAGTTAAAGCTGTATTGAAGGCATACCTTGGAGGACAGGCTTTGGGCGGTGCAATCGCTGATATTCTTTTTGGACGTGTAAATCCAAGCGGGAAACTGGCCGAGACATTTCCTAAAAAACTGATCCACAATCCGTCGTACCTGAATTTCCCTGGAGACGGCGAGACTGCCGAATATCGAGAAGGAATTTTTACGGGCTACCGTCATTACGATACAAGAGATGTCGAGCCTTTGTTTCCATTTGGCTTCGGTTTGAGCTACACCCAATTTGAATATAGTGATCTTCAGGTCAGTCATAAACAGATTAAAGATACCGGCAGTGTAACGGTTACTGCAAAAGTTAAAAATACGGGTGAAAGAGCAGGCAAAGAGGCCGTTCAGCTATATGTACGTGATGTAGAATCAACTGTGCCGCGTCCCCTTCAGGAATTGAAAGGGTACACAAAAGTTTCGCTTCAGCCTGGTGAAGAGACCACCGTACATTTTGAACTGGGCAAAAGAGCCTTTGCTTACTACGATGTTAAGCTGAAAGACTGGCATGTGGAGACGGGTAAATTCGACATAATGGTCGGAAAATCTTCAAGAGAGATTGAACTCTCTGAAACGATCGAGGTAGAATCGAGCGTAATTGTTACCAAACCAATTACCAGGTATTCCACATTCGGTGAATTACTGCAGCATCCCGTTGGTGCTGAAATTATGGCAGCAATGGGGCAATATGACGGAAATGATGCAGGCCTGGGTGAGGGAATGCAGGAATTAATTATGGGAACTACATTGCACAATGCATCACTTATGAGCAGCGGTCAGTTCACAGAAGAAACACTACAGAGCATCTTGTCCGCAGTTAACCAGTAA
- a CDS encoding carbohydrate ABC transporter permease — protein sequence MADVKKLYVTKLILWVYSSFTLLILGYLTWNSFRTKQDVLSNTLGWPKSFTLESYVKVFRNEHFGVNIWNSVFILMMTIIIIVALASMVAYGLGRYSFKFKQGVMLYFLIGLMFPVQLGVVPVFLIIKNLGLINSPWSVILVLSAGLSMAVLMLTNFFAGLPDALAESARIDGAGEWRIFYRIMFPLASPVIVSLCIILSVNIWNQFFLPLIMLQDDAVKTIPLAVMKYTSNILLNMDKALATSVIATIPVLILFFIFSERIISGVASGSVKE from the coding sequence ATGGCTGATGTCAAAAAGCTGTATGTAACGAAGCTGATCCTCTGGGTGTACTCTTCCTTCACCTTACTCATCCTTGGGTATCTTACATGGAACTCATTTCGCACCAAGCAGGATGTACTGTCAAATACACTGGGCTGGCCCAAGTCCTTTACATTGGAATCCTATGTCAAAGTTTTTCGCAACGAGCATTTCGGCGTCAATATCTGGAACAGCGTATTTATCCTCATGATGACAATCATCATCATTGTAGCCTTAGCCTCCATGGTTGCTTATGGTTTAGGTCGTTACTCTTTTAAGTTTAAGCAAGGTGTAATGCTGTATTTTTTGATCGGTCTCATGTTCCCTGTCCAGCTCGGTGTGGTTCCCGTATTTCTGATTATCAAGAATCTTGGACTGATTAATTCTCCGTGGAGTGTAATTCTGGTGTTATCAGCGGGATTATCAATGGCTGTACTGATGCTCACGAATTTCTTTGCCGGCTTGCCGGACGCTCTGGCCGAATCCGCACGAATAGACGGCGCCGGAGAATGGAGAATTTTTTACCGAATTATGTTTCCGCTTGCTTCACCAGTAATCGTCAGTCTGTGCATTATATTGTCCGTTAATATCTGGAACCAATTTTTCCTGCCGTTAATTATGCTTCAAGACGACGCAGTCAAGACAATACCGCTGGCAGTTATGAAGTATACATCCAATATTCTGCTCAATATGGATAAAGCATTGGCAACTTCCGTCATTGCAACCATTCCGGTTCTCATATTATTTTTCATCTTTTCGGAACGAATTATTTCAGGAGTCGCTTCAGGAAGTGTAAAAGAGTAA
- a CDS encoding sugar ABC transporter permease, producing the protein MLQWLRKKPYLWFILPGFILYSIFVIYPIFSAAQLSLFQSNGFSEKVFVGFDNYIELFTNSELKRQFLNALKNNVILVVLNVGLLIPIQLYFAYVIYTRVKGYRFFQTMIFAPQFITTSVIVFLATLVFDQNIGIFNEFLQLIGLGEHARNWLGVPGYEVLTLFIMNAWAGVGFSMIYFVAAMKMLSDEVMEASYLDGAGYWRRFFSVIIPQIRSSIVNIAMISYIAAMTLFDFSYLLGGVSGGINNSMDVMTLFFYRITFGTTGAMGGTVSTNSVGMGTTIAVVMFAIIFVVALIQLRFTYKEEK; encoded by the coding sequence GTGTTGCAGTGGCTTAGAAAGAAACCTTATTTGTGGTTCATATTGCCCGGTTTTATTCTGTATTCTATTTTCGTGATCTATCCCATTTTCTCAGCTGCCCAGCTTAGTCTGTTTCAGTCAAACGGTTTTAGTGAGAAGGTGTTTGTAGGCTTTGATAATTATATTGAATTGTTCACTAATTCGGAATTAAAACGGCAGTTCTTAAATGCGCTTAAGAACAATGTGATATTGGTCGTGCTTAACGTCGGACTACTGATTCCTATACAGCTTTATTTTGCCTATGTCATTTATACACGTGTAAAAGGCTACCGTTTTTTTCAAACAATGATCTTTGCTCCACAGTTTATTACCACTAGCGTTATCGTATTTCTGGCTACACTTGTTTTTGACCAGAATATCGGTATTTTCAATGAATTTCTCCAGCTAATCGGGTTAGGAGAACATGCTCGAAATTGGTTAGGGGTTCCGGGCTACGAGGTCCTTACCTTGTTCATTATGAATGCTTGGGCCGGTGTAGGCTTCAGTATGATCTACTTCGTGGCAGCCATGAAGATGCTGTCCGACGAAGTGATGGAAGCTTCTTATTTGGACGGAGCCGGCTACTGGAGACGGTTCTTCTCGGTCATTATACCGCAGATCCGTTCCAGTATTGTAAATATTGCTATGATCAGTTATATCGCTGCCATGACCTTATTTGATTTCAGCTATTTGCTGGGAGGGGTGAGCGGCGGTATTAACAATTCGATGGATGTGATGACACTGTTTTTCTACAGAATTACTTTCGGAACGACCGGCGCAATGGGAGGAACGGTAAGCACAAACTCCGTAGGTATGGGGACTACCATTGCCGTCGTAATGTTTGCCATCATCTTTGTGGTTGCTTTGATTCAGCTAAGATTCACTTATAAGGAGGAGAAATGA
- a CDS encoding response regulator produces the protein MIKIAIVDDESLVRVGFQTIIDWHENGYEIQGVYRNGKEAWEAFSTDGYPEVLLTDIRMPEMDGLELIRRIRETDKEMIILVLSSYEEFEYTRRSIQLGVQDYIPKHLFDPDELISTLTRLSERLSSKVRARQSRANAMDEERQRLMAQSRILPGIVAFAADFSHKEYPVLTDLLKEAAFVCWVAIRIWSTDNSGNDDDQTALGFLLQDLMNKTTHAIPLGFDQGFFHGLLFSRETNSEETTMMAGLVKEWMDTVKQNLAITVSAGMSDHLIFQKCKVIRNQAEQMIDRSFFNGPGLYRFDASLNVVQEQLDIKFQQWQQQFISILKSASEEEMAKWLDAVGSELETRYSPYTAFRLVQCMLKIYQNDPSNMNMLIDTEKSDFMTLPFYSVDSIRTWDELKSCFLQMIKRFNDLSATARMKSQTWLEPVFRYVEAHFAQSIRLEDAAGLVNLNIHYFSHRFSREMGMTFLEYLTQVRIRKSVDLMKRYSLSAEEVASRVGYPNSNYFVKVFKKVTGMTVSEFRNSTGFSTK, from the coding sequence ATGATTAAAATCGCGATTGTAGATGATGAATCCCTGGTTCGGGTTGGATTTCAAACTATTATTGACTGGCATGAAAATGGCTATGAAATACAAGGGGTTTATCGGAACGGCAAGGAGGCATGGGAGGCCTTTTCTACAGATGGTTACCCCGAAGTGCTGCTGACCGATATACGAATGCCTGAAATGGATGGTCTAGAATTGATAAGACGAATTAGAGAGACGGATAAAGAGATGATCATTTTAGTCCTGAGCAGCTATGAAGAGTTTGAATATACAAGAAGATCAATCCAATTGGGTGTGCAGGACTATATTCCAAAGCATCTGTTCGACCCAGATGAATTGATTTCAACACTGACCCGATTATCAGAGAGACTCTCCTCAAAGGTTCGCGCTAGACAGAGCCGGGCCAATGCCATGGATGAAGAAAGGCAGCGACTGATGGCACAATCCAGAATACTTCCGGGTATTGTTGCTTTTGCGGCGGATTTCTCTCACAAAGAGTACCCTGTGCTTACAGACCTTTTGAAAGAAGCTGCTTTCGTTTGTTGGGTTGCTATTCGTATTTGGTCAACGGATAACTCAGGCAACGATGATGACCAGACTGCCTTGGGCTTTCTCCTGCAAGATCTTATGAATAAAACGACTCATGCAATTCCTCTAGGGTTTGATCAAGGCTTTTTTCACGGCTTACTCTTTAGTCGAGAAACAAATTCGGAAGAAACAACGATGATGGCCGGTCTGGTAAAAGAATGGATGGACACAGTGAAGCAGAATCTTGCCATTACAGTATCAGCCGGTATGTCTGATCATCTGATCTTTCAGAAGTGTAAAGTGATAAGAAACCAAGCAGAGCAAATGATTGACCGATCCTTTTTCAATGGGCCAGGCTTGTACCGCTTTGATGCGAGTCTAAATGTTGTTCAGGAGCAGCTAGACATAAAGTTTCAACAATGGCAGCAGCAATTTATAAGCATATTGAAATCAGCTTCAGAGGAAGAAATGGCGAAGTGGCTGGACGCCGTAGGCAGCGAACTAGAGACACGTTATTCTCCCTATACTGCGTTCCGTTTGGTCCAGTGTATGCTTAAAATTTATCAAAATGATCCATCGAACATGAATATGCTGATTGATACAGAGAAGTCCGATTTTATGACCCTCCCCTTTTATTCAGTGGATTCCATCCGAACATGGGACGAATTAAAGTCCTGCTTTTTACAGATGATTAAACGGTTCAATGACTTATCCGCCACCGCTAGGATGAAATCGCAAACATGGCTGGAGCCGGTTTTTCGTTATGTAGAAGCACATTTCGCCCAAAGCATTCGGCTTGAGGATGCCGCAGGCTTAGTGAATTTAAACATTCATTATTTCAGTCATCGATTTAGCCGGGAAATGGGGATGACGTTTCTTGAATACCTGACCCAGGTTCGTATCCGTAAATCTGTAGATCTCATGAAGCGATACTCGCTTTCTGCTGAAGAGGTAGCTTCCCGTGTGGGATATCCAAACTCGAATTATTTCGTGAAGGTGTTTAAAAAAGTTACCGGAATGACCGTTTCTGAATTCAGAAACTCGACTGGCTTCTCAACTAAATAA